Proteins encoded by one window of Polyodon spathula isolate WHYD16114869_AA chromosome 16, ASM1765450v1, whole genome shotgun sequence:
- the LOC121329231 gene encoding dolichyl-diphosphooligosaccharide--protein glycosyltransferase 48 kDa subunit, translated as MAAAGVCLRSGLGSAESGSTGRRFCGARHRFHKLGANFHLVLLLVLATLHGALADGRTLVLLDNVNIKDTHSVFFRSLADRGFDLSFKTADDPGLSLIKYGQFLYEHLIIFSPSVEDFGGNINVETITAFIDGGGNVLVAASSDIGDPLRELGSECGIEFDEEKTAVIDHHNYDISDPGEHTLIVADPESLMKTPTITGPPTGKPILFKGVGMVADPDNPLVLDILTGSSTAYSYFPDRPITQYPHAVGKNNLLIAGLQARNNARVVFSGSLDFFSDAFFSSAVQKATPGSERHAQNGNLELAVALSRWVFKEEGVLRVGAVSHHPVGETTPPSAYTITDLVEYSIVIEKLSEGKWVPFDGDDIQLEFVRIDPFVRTYLKKKGGKYSVQFKLPDVYGVFQFKVDYNRLGYTHLYSSTQVSVRPLQHTQYERFIPSAFPYYASVFSMMGGLFIFSIVFLHMKEKEKSE; from the exons ATGGCGGCTGCAGGAGTGTGCTTGAGAAGCGGGCTCGGTTCTGCAGAGTCTGGTTCCACTGGCCGGAGGTTCTGTGGAGCTCGGCACCGGTTTCACAAGCTAGGGGCAAACTTCCATCTCGTCCTTCTCCTGGTTCTGGCGACGTTGCACGGAGCGCTTGCCGATGGCAGGACTCTGGTGCTGCTGGACAACGTCAACATTAAGGACACACATTCAGTCTTCTTCCGCAGCCTCGCCG ACCGAGGATTTGATCTATCGTTCAAGACTGCTGATGATCCTGGTCTCTCTCTTATTAAATATGGACAGTTCCTGTATGAACATCTCATCATCTTTTCCCCCTCTGTTGAAG ATTTTGGTGGAAACATAAATGTGGAGACCATCACTGCCTTCATTGATGGAGGAGGAAATGTCCTTGTTGCTGCCAGTTCAGACATTG GTGATCCTCTCAGGGAGCTGGGCAGTGAGTGTGGGATTGAGTTTGATGAAGAGAAAACTGCCGTCATTGACCATCACAACTATGATATCTCTGACCCCGGAGAG CACACCCTGATCGTAGCAGACCCAGAGAGCCTGATGAAGACTCCCACCATTACTGGACCACCTACTGGGAAACCCATCCTGTTCAAGGGGGTTGG CATGGTGGCAGACCCAGATAATCCTCTTGTGTTGGATATCCTAACTGGCTCATCAACCGCCTACTCCTACTTCCCTGACCGACCAATCACACAG TATCCTCATGCGGTTGGAAAGAACAACCTCCTGATCGCTGGCCTTCAAGCACGCAACAACGCCCGCGTCGTCTTCAGCGGCTCCCTGGATTTCTTCAGTGATGCCTTCTTCAGCTCAGCTGTGCAGAAGGCCACGCCGGGCTCTGAGAG GCATGCCCAGAATGGGAACCTGGAGCTGGCAGTGGCCCTGTCGCGCTGGGTGTTCAAGGAGGAAGGAGTGCTGCGAGTGGGGGCTGTCTCTCACCACCCTGTCGGGGAGACCACACCCCCCAGTGCCTACACCATCACCGACCTTGTG GAGTACAGCATTGTGATTGAGAAGCTGTCTGAAGGGAAATGGGTCCCCTTTGATGGAGATGATATCCAGCTGGAGTTTGTCCGAATCGATCCTTTCGTCAGGACCTACCTCAAGAAGAAAG GTGGGAAGTACAGTGTACAGTTCAAGCTCCCCGATGTCTATGGGGTCTTCCAGTTTAAAGTGGATTACAACAGACTGGGATACACTCACCTCTACTCCTCAACACAG GTGTCAGTGCGCCCCCTGCAGCACACCCAGTACGAGCGCTTCATCCCCTCAGCCTTTCCATACTATGCCAGCGTCTTCTCTATGATGGGCGGCCTCTTCATCTTCAGCATTGTCTTCCTGCACATGAAAGAGAAGGAGAAATCCGAGTAG
- the LOC121328717 gene encoding protein DDI1 homolog 2-like isoform X2, which produces MLVTVFCVRRDRSEITFSLEVSAELELRDFVALCELESGIPASEIQITLAEQPLSNPQLALASYGLKDGDVVVLRQEERRPPTQPQFPNLPRIDFSSISVPGTSALQPSPQRQRQRQQQQQEQSPLPPPPPSLNPSSSSSSSQQGLDDPALLRDMLLANPHELSLLKERNPPLAEALLSGDLERFTKVLLEQQQERARREQERIRLLTADPFDLEAQAKIEEDIRQHNIEENMTFAMEEAPESFGQVVMLYINCKVNGHPVKAFVDSGAQMTIMSQACAERCNIMRLVDRRWAGIAKGVGTQKIIGRVHLAQVQIEGDFLPCSFSILEDQPMDMLLGLDMLKRHQCSIDLKKNVVLIGTTGSETRFLPESELPDCARLAYGPGREDTQPDEIADRELAEALERSVQESEHQKH; this is translated from the exons ATGTTGGTGACGGTGTTCTGTGTGCGTAGAGACCGCTCGGAAATCACCTTTTCCCTGGAGGTTTCGGCGGAGCTAGAGCTTCGGGATTTCGTGGCGCTGTGTGAGCTAGAGTCGGGAATCCCAGCCTCGGAGATACAG ATCACCTTGGCTGAGCAGCCCCTGTCGAACCCTCAGCTTGCTCTGGCATCGTACGGATTGAAGGATGGTGACGTGGTGGTGCTGCGGCAGGAGGAGCGACGGCCTCCCACGCAGCCGCAGTTTCCAA ACCTGCCTCGAATTGATTTCAGCTCCATCAGTGTGCCAGGGACTTCTGCTTTACAGCCATCACCACAACGGCAGCGTCaacgacagcagcagcagcaggaacagtctcctctccctcccccaccTCCCTCTCTGAACCctagctccagctccagctcctctcaaCAGGGTTTGGACGACCCTGCGCTATTGAGAGACATGCTGTTGGCCAACCCTCACGAGCTGTCGCTGCTGAAGGAGAGGAACCCGCCCCTGGCTGAGGCGCTACTCAGTGGAGATTTGG AGCGGTTCACAAAGGTGCTTCTGGAGCAGCAGCAGGAGAGAGCAcgcagagagcaggagaggatCCGACTCCTGACTGCAGACCCCTTCGACCTGGAGGCACAAGCCAAGATAGAGGAGGACATCAG GCAGCACAACATTGAAGAGAACATGACTTTTGCTATGGAAGAGGCCCCAGAGAGCTTCGGCCAGGTCGTGATGCTCTACATCAACTGCAAGGTCAACGGGCACCCAGTCAAAGCCTTTGTGGACTCGG GTGCCCAGATGACCATCATGAGCCAGGCGTGTGCTGAGCGGTGTAACATCATGCGTCTGGTGGACCGGCGATGGGCGGGGATCGCCAAGGGAGTGGGCACACAGAAAATCATTGGCAGAGTCcatctag CTCAGGTTCAGATAGAGGGAGATTTCCTGCCCTGTTCCTTCTCGATTCTAGAAGACCAGCCCATGGATATGCTTCTGGGACTTGACATGCTGAAGCGCCATCAG TGTTCGATAGACTTGAAGAAGAACGTTGTGCTGATTGGCACCACAGGCTCAGAGACCCGCTTTCTGCCTGAGTCCGAGCTGCCAGATTGTGCCCGTCTGGCGTATGGACCAGGCAGAGAGGACACCCAGCCAGACGAGATCGCTGACAGGGAGCTGGCTGAAGCGCTGGAAAGATCCGTCCAGGAGTCTG AACATCAGAAACACTGA
- the LOC121328717 gene encoding uncharacterized protein LOC121328717 isoform X1, protein MLVTVFCVRRDRSEITFSLEVSAELELRDFVALCELESGIPASEIQITLAEQPLSNPQLALASYGLKDGDVVVLRQEERRPPTQPQFPNLPRIDFSSISVPGTSALQPSPQRQRQRQQQQQEQSPLPPPPPSLNPSSSSSSSQQGLDDPALLRDMLLANPHELSLLKERNPPLAEALLSGDLERFTKVLLEQQQERARREQERIRLLTADPFDLEAQAKIEEDIRQHNIEENMTFAMEEAPESFGQVVMLYINCKVNGHPVKAFVDSGAQMTIMSQACAERCNIMRLVDRRWAGIAKGVGTQKIIGRVHLAQVQIEGDFLPCSFSILEDQPMDMLLGLDMLKRHQCSIDLKKNVVLIGTTGSETRFLPESELPDCARLAYGPGREDTQPDEIADRELAEALERSVQESEKEDGKTTSPESPPFPSRPPCLLPNCPSGYPPPAFQPNSQVLDRSASAPASLPPHKSTVSSQPQIVSSSPTAKECQPSPDDSQFQGLSENLYAATDPNADFKEKHTASCTGQNSFQDQIHKLSPPAIHPQTSGTSDCVAGQGFGLDIGPPEQSPSLENVSPKFQESPARNVDHLPPERSGLARGLPADLKSQDMPVSDLGTDLPNESTVSLPYEPDFQSCVSLDSQHQTTAQAGIDSDDKDPKIQQSGMALGCKFGAGEVTLAKNCQGSAENFASYEQRTETISGELETEINRGPSSPGTQLENTEMELEMTYPEQPDLDHKDSGLELNAPECLSNLTLPNTQSEDMGCSDLVEDSSADAQDLMESLPTSLPERNQPEGSMFSEESGPSLAAALLELHELLVANRQASHSLVSEMKTDLQREDAEGMNVSDSSCSVGSTERVSEVTTDTEGVIAKTDGTEFPCSFSIETPTEVELEPSNRSQQTDVPEKDDHALDSLADCASSGPTLDILPERAEQEVPPSEGHAHRIPPEGRQERGVADGRAAVLVNPEAEMEVPLSSDFGLPVSRAPGHQDAPLPTMEASPFGHSSSSSSLPGPTASFPAGQIERITNAGFTVQEAVKALEQFHGNAELALLVLLSRGIVVPI, encoded by the exons ATGTTGGTGACGGTGTTCTGTGTGCGTAGAGACCGCTCGGAAATCACCTTTTCCCTGGAGGTTTCGGCGGAGCTAGAGCTTCGGGATTTCGTGGCGCTGTGTGAGCTAGAGTCGGGAATCCCAGCCTCGGAGATACAG ATCACCTTGGCTGAGCAGCCCCTGTCGAACCCTCAGCTTGCTCTGGCATCGTACGGATTGAAGGATGGTGACGTGGTGGTGCTGCGGCAGGAGGAGCGACGGCCTCCCACGCAGCCGCAGTTTCCAA ACCTGCCTCGAATTGATTTCAGCTCCATCAGTGTGCCAGGGACTTCTGCTTTACAGCCATCACCACAACGGCAGCGTCaacgacagcagcagcagcaggaacagtctcctctccctcccccaccTCCCTCTCTGAACCctagctccagctccagctcctctcaaCAGGGTTTGGACGACCCTGCGCTATTGAGAGACATGCTGTTGGCCAACCCTCACGAGCTGTCGCTGCTGAAGGAGAGGAACCCGCCCCTGGCTGAGGCGCTACTCAGTGGAGATTTGG AGCGGTTCACAAAGGTGCTTCTGGAGCAGCAGCAGGAGAGAGCAcgcagagagcaggagaggatCCGACTCCTGACTGCAGACCCCTTCGACCTGGAGGCACAAGCCAAGATAGAGGAGGACATCAG GCAGCACAACATTGAAGAGAACATGACTTTTGCTATGGAAGAGGCCCCAGAGAGCTTCGGCCAGGTCGTGATGCTCTACATCAACTGCAAGGTCAACGGGCACCCAGTCAAAGCCTTTGTGGACTCGG GTGCCCAGATGACCATCATGAGCCAGGCGTGTGCTGAGCGGTGTAACATCATGCGTCTGGTGGACCGGCGATGGGCGGGGATCGCCAAGGGAGTGGGCACACAGAAAATCATTGGCAGAGTCcatctag CTCAGGTTCAGATAGAGGGAGATTTCCTGCCCTGTTCCTTCTCGATTCTAGAAGACCAGCCCATGGATATGCTTCTGGGACTTGACATGCTGAAGCGCCATCAG TGTTCGATAGACTTGAAGAAGAACGTTGTGCTGATTGGCACCACAGGCTCAGAGACCCGCTTTCTGCCTGAGTCCGAGCTGCCAGATTGTGCCCGTCTGGCGTATGGACCAGGCAGAGAGGACACCCAGCCAGACGAGATCGCTGACAGGGAGCTGGCTGAAGCGCTGGAAAGATCCGTCCAGGAGTCTG AAAAAGAAGATGGGAAAACTACCTCACCAGAATCCCCTCCATTCCCATCCCGACCCCCCTGTCTTCTCCCCAACTGTCCCTCAGGATACCCTCCCCCCGCCTTTCAGCCAAATAGCCAAGTCCTCGATCGATCAGCTTCAGCCCCAGCCTCCTTGCCTCCCCACAAATCCACTGTAAGCTCCCAGCCCCAGATCGTGAGCTCCAGTCCAACAGCAAAGGAATGCCAACCCTCCCCAGATGACTCCCAGTTTCAGGGTCTCTCTGAAAACCTCTATGCAGCCACTGATCCTAATGCTGACTTCAAAGAGAAGCACACAGCAAGCTGCACAGGCCAGAACAGTTTCCAAGATCAGATTCACAAGCTGAGTCCTCCTGCTATTCATCCCCAAACGTCTGGCACTTCAGACTGTGTCGCAGGGCAGGGCTTTGGCTTAGACATTGGGCCTCCAGAACAAAGCCCTTCTTTGGAAAACGTGTCACCGAAATTTCAAGAGTCCCCGGCTCGAAATGTTGACCATTTACCTCCAGAGCGCTCAGGCTTGGCTAGGGGACTTCCTGCAGATCTCAAGTCCCAGGACATGCCTGTCAGCGACCTGGGAACAGATCTGCCAAATGAGTCCACTGTCAGCCTTCCATACGAGCCTGATTTCCAGAGCTGTGTCTCTTTGGACTCTCAACACCAAACCACTGCACAAGCAGGGATTGATTCTGATGACAAAGATCCAAAAATTCAGCAGTCAGGGATGGCCCTTGGATGTAAGTTTGGGGCGGGTGAAGTAACTCTTGCCAAGAACTGCCAAGGTTCTGCTGAGAACTTTGCAAGCTACGAGCAGAGAACTGAGACCATTTCAGGAGAGCTAGAAACAGAAATCAACAGAGGTCCCAGTAGCCCTGGAACTCAGCTGGAAAACACAGAAATGGAGCTGGAGATGACCTACCCTGAGCAACCCGACCTTGACCACAAAGATTCTGGGTTGGAATTAAATGCACCGGAGTGTCTGTCTAATTTGACCCTACCTAACACTCAGTCTGAAGACATGGGCTGCAGTGATTTGGTGGAGGACAGCTCTGCTGATGCTCAAGACTTAATGGAGAGTCTACCGACTTCTTTACCTGAGAGAAATCAGCcagagggcagcatgttttcTGAGGAAAGTGGTCCATCTCTTGCGGCCGCCCTGCTGGAGCTTCATGAACTTTTGGTTGCCAACCGCCAAGCCTCCCACTCCCTCGTATCAGAGATGAAAACAGATTTGCAGAGGGAGGACGCAGAGGGGATGAATGTGTCCGACTCAAGCTGCTCCGTGGGAAGTACAGAGCGAGTAAGTGAGGTGACAACTGACACAGAGGGAGTGATTGCCAAAACTGATGGCACTGAATTCCCTTGTTCCTTCTCTATAGAAACACCTACTGAGGTAGAACTGGAGCCCTCAAACAGAAGCCAACAAACGGATGTCCCAGAAAAGGACGATCACGCATTGGATTCACTGGCAGACTGTGCTTCGTCAGGCCCAACCTTGGATATCCTGCCTGAAAGAGCTGAACAGGAAGTGCCCCCTTCTGAAGGCCATGCTCATAGAATACCACCAGAGGGCAGGCAGGAAAGGGGAGTTGCAGATGGAAGAGCTGCTGTACTGGTAAACCCGGAGGCTGAGATGGAAGTGCCATTGAGCTCTGATTTCGGTCTGCCAGTCTCAAGAGCTCCAGGACACCAAGACGCACCACTTCCAACCATGGAGGCGAGTCCTTTTGGACATTCTTCTTCCAGCTCTTCTCTCCCAGGGCCCACAGCCTCCTTTCCGGCCGGCCAGATCGAGAGGATTACAAATGCTGGCTTTACAGTGCAGGAAGCAGTGAAGGCCCTGGAGCAATTCCATGGAAATGCTGAACTGGCCCTCCTTGTTTTGCTATCTCGGGGCATCGTGGTACCCATTTAA